A part of Cannabis sativa cultivar Pink pepper isolate KNU-18-1 chromosome 6, ASM2916894v1, whole genome shotgun sequence genomic DNA contains:
- the LOC115694706 gene encoding uncharacterized protein LOC115694706 has protein sequence MMGQIVRRKKKGRPSKADLAARRSGESPAAATEADVRRSHRRRNVRYNIDFDDYLDEDEELEDDEDEGEGENERRREKKLKLVVKLNQGRDEGSDSRGGQHALDETASDDDEDDERKRKKRRISSGREDEVVVDDNDDDDGGGDDEEEEEARSRKVDSKRLDSVPGTPSDPQSGIPFPEKKTLELILDKLQKKDTYGVYAEPVDLDELPDYLDVIDHPMDFATVRKNLANGSYSTFEQFESDIFLICSNAMQYNSPETIYHKQARTIQELAKKKFEKLRIKYENSEKELKVVQKIKLNSIMKKQIKKPLYRTSQETLGSDFSSGATLATAVEIQNNLSPTQGGVSEKPGTNDGHIEGNSSLNDANLEKAEETFSVKGLLSKLGRKSVVFDENRRATYNISNQPAVRSESVLTTFECEIKQLVAVGLHAEYAYARSLARFAATLGPVAWKVASQRIEQALPGGCKFGRGWVGEYEPLPTPVLMLESHNQKQSGLISMYTSAGEMRKDDKAFKTPVMKEQTVSGSFSERRQSKFVTAKGPQSETKLSTFSPTGPQSEAKLSAFSSTGFQSEVKQSAFSSHGTQSEAKPSSFSCNGMKPSGSVNAIFQQQNAHLKNFCKPEINFPKQVELNSLPTANQSNAELTAEKQFSRNPEAAASKLRDTAPKHVNLKQSLPFKMPDSDVVVTGGLPHGKDMSASLDSRRNNPSDNGSDQIVKGATHFLHGQEPGLRDSVHSMNIMEDKTQKQQKSSDLSGIGTQQVMPLAPSVRREDSNNAAAAAARAWMSIGAGAFKQSMENPCSLYNPTREFQSQVAQSNGDYPVSGAMQFQPERNSTQVPGFLPQPLRMGNEAHFRNRPLVFSQLAAADLPRFQMQTQWRGLSPHAPARQKQETLPPDLNIGFQSPGSPVKQSSGVLVESQQPDLALQL, from the exons ATGATGGGTCAGATcgtgaggaggaagaagaaagggCGTCCATCGAAGGCAGATCTAGCGGCTAGGAGGTCCGGCGAGTCGCCGGCGGCAGCGACGGAAGCTGACGTCCGGCGGAGTCACCGGCGCCGGAATGTGAGGTATAACATCGATTTTGATGATTATCTGGATGAGGACGAGGAGTTGGAGGACGATGAGGACGAGGGCGAAGGTGAAAACGAGAGGAGGAGAGAGAAGAAGCTAAAGCTGGTCGTGAAGCTCAACCAAGGCAGAGACGAAGGCTCCGATTCCCGTGGAGGACAACACGCGCTGGACGAGACTGCCTCCGATGATGACGAGGACGATGAGAGGAAGCGGAAGAAGAGGCGGATTAGCAGTGGCCGCGAAGACGAAGTGGTGGTTGATGATAACGACGATGACGATGGGGGcggtgatgatgaagaagaagaagag GCAAGGAGTCGAAAAGTGGACTCAAAGAGGCTTGATTCGGTTCCCG GGACGCCATCAGATCCTCAGTCTGGAATTCCATTTCCCGAGAAGAAAACATTGGAGTTGATTCTTGATAAACTTCAAAA GAAAGACACTTACGGTGTGTATGCAGAACCAGTTGATCTTGATGAG CTGCCTGACTATCTTGATGTGATTGATCATCCAATGGACTTCGCCACAGTAAGGAAGAACTTAGCGAATGGGTCATATTCTACTTTCGAGCAATTTGAG AGTGATATCTTCTTGATATGCTCAAATGCAATGCAATACAATTCTCCGGAAACTATATACCACAAACAG GCACGCACTATACAAGAGCTAGCaaagaaaaaatttgaaaagttaaGGATCAAGTATGAGAACTCCGAGAAAGAGCTGAAAGTAGtacagaaaattaaattaaattccatTATGAAGAAGCAGATAAAAAAGCCTTTGTACCGGACATCACAGGAAACTCTCGGTTCTGATTTCTCTTCAGGTGCCACCCTTGCCACTGCTGTAGagattcaaaataatttgaGCCCAACACAAGGTGGTGTTTCGGAGAAACCTGGCACTAATGATGGACATATTGAGGGTAATTCATCTTTGAATGATGCCAATCTAGAGAAGGCAGAAGAAACATTTTCAG TGAAGGGTCTCCTGTCTAAATTGGGAAGGAAGTCTGTTGTTTTTGATGAGAACCGCCGTGCAACCTATAACATTTCCAATCAACCAGCTGTAAGATCAGAATCAGTACTCACGACCTTTGAGTGTGAAATCAAGCAGCTGGTTGCG GTTGGGCTTCATGCAGAGTACGCATATGCTAGAAGCCTGGCTCGTTTTGCTGCAACTCTTGGACCTGTTGCTTGGAAAGTTGCTTCGCAGAGGATTGAGCAGGCACTCCCTGGCGGGTGTAAATTTGGCCGTGGTTGGGTTGGAGAATATGAGCCACTTCCGACTCCAGTATTGATGCTTGAGAGCCATAACCAAAAGCAAAGTGGTTTGATTTCGATGTATACTTCTGCTGGTGAAATGAGGAAGGATGATAAAGCCTTTAAGACTCCAGTTATGAAGGAGCAAACTGTTAGCGGGTCTTTTTCAGAGAGAAGACAATCTAAGTTTGTTACCGCTAAGGGACCTCAATCAGAAACCAAACTGTCCACATTCAGCCCCACTGGGCCTCAGTCAGAAGCCAAACTATCTGCATTCAGTTCTACCGGCTTTCAATCAGAAGTCAAACAATCTGCATTCAGCTCTCATGGCACTCAGTCAGAAGCCAAACCATCTTCATTCAGCTGTAATGGAATGAAACCCAGTGGCAGTGTGAACGCCATTTTTCAGCAACAAAATGCACATTTGAAAAACTTCTGTAAGCCTGAGATCAATTTTCCCAAACAAGTGGAGTTGAACTCCTTACCCACAGCCAATCAAAGTAATGCTGAGCTAACTGCCGAAAAACAATTTTCCAGAAATCCTGAAGCAGCAGCTTCTAAATTGAGAGATACAGCACCAAAGCATGTGAATCTTAAACAATCATTACCTTTCAAGATGCCAGATAGTGATGTAGTTGTTACTGGAGGCTTACCTCATGGAAAAGACATGAGTGCTTCCCTAGATTCTCGAAGAAACAATCCCTCTGATAATGGTTCCGATCAAATAGTCAAAGGGGCAACCCACTTTCTGCATGGACAGGAGCCAGGTCTTAGGGATTCAGTACACTCAATGAATATAATGGAAGACAAGACACAGAAGCAACAGAAATCTTCAGATTTATCAGGAATTGGTACTCAACAAGTTATGCCATTGGCTCCTTCAGTTCGAAGAGAGGACTCAAACAATGCAGCAGCTGCTGCTGCTCGTGCGTGGATGTCCATTGGGGCTGGAGCGTTTAAACAATCAATGGAGAATCCATGCTCACTGTACAACCCAACTAGGGAATTTCAGTCCCAAGTTGCACAATCTAATGGTGATTATCCTGTTTCTGGTGCAATGCAATTCCAGCCTGAGAGAAATAGTACTCAAGTTCCAGGATTCCTCCCACAACCATTACGTATGGGGAATGAAGCGCACTTTCGTAATCGGCCTTTAGTTTTTTCTCAATTAGCTGCAGCTGATTTGCCCAGGTTCCAGATGCAGACCCAGTGGCGTGGTCTGAGTCCTCATGCCCCTGCAAGGCAGAAACAGGAAACCCTTCCTCCAGACTTGAATATCGGTTTCCAGTCCCCAGGGTCCCCAGTGAAACAGTCTTCTGGTGTTCTTGTTGAGTCCCAGCAGCCAGACCTGGCTTTACAACTCTGA